One Rhizoctonia solani chromosome 2, complete sequence DNA segment encodes these proteins:
- a CDS encoding 3-oxo-5-alpha-steroid 4-dehydrogenase, with translation MPINALDKYYLALTALVTTGYQLLGFAIAWTLQFDKITDFTGAILTLCMNGVYHARNIVATVFILVWATRLAGFLLFRVLKTGSDTRFDDIRSHFFKFLAFWVGQIVWVWTVSLPVTILNSPGVTSTGGQPSFGTGTDIAGVILWAIGWMIESTADIQKFKYKQTHPPKDQPTTIGLWKYSRHPPYFGEILCWWGVWLVSLSATSGTSGGPRSAQLGALVSPLFTMVLLIFGSGIPTAQKPTAQKFYLLSNGPNATHRNAWPNYKRYMKRTSVLIPFPPALYERLPQFIKTTFLLDLPMYQFHEETDGKKAYEEEQQRADNQA, from the exons ATGCCAATCAACGCACTCGACAAGTACTACCTCGCTTTGACAGCTCTGGTCACCACCGGATACCAGCTGCTTGGCTTTGCTATCGCATGGACACTCCAATTCGACAAGATTACTGACTTTACGGGAG CAATCCTTACCTTGTGTATGAACGGTGTCTACCATGCACGGAACATTGTGGCCACCGTCTTTATTCTTGTTTGGGCAACACGCCTTGCAG GCTTTTTACTCTTTAGGGTGCTCAAGACTGGCTCGGATACTCGTTTTGATGATATACGCTCCCATTTCTTCAAGTTTTTGGCATTCTGGGTTGGTCAGATTGTTTGGGTCTGGACAGTCTCTCTGCCAGTCACTATTCTTAATTCACCTGGAGTAACGTCAACCGGTGGTCAACCCAGTTTCGGCACTGGTACTGATATCGCCGGCGTAATTCTTTGGGCTATAGGTTGGATGATCGAGAGTACTGCTGACATTCAAAAG TTCAAGTACAAACAAACACATCCCCCAAAAGATCAGCCCACAACAATTGGATTATGGAAGTACTCCAGGCATCCACCTTACTTTGGAGA GATCCTTTGCTGGTGGGGTGTTTGGCTAGTCTCCCTCTCAGCTACCTCGGGCACGAGTGGCGGGCCACGCTCTGCTCAACTGGGCGCACTCGTCAGCCCGTTGTTCACAATGGTGCTGCTTATTTTTGGAAGTGGAAT TCCAACTGCTCAAAAACCTACTGCCCAAAAGTTCTACTTACTTTCTAATGGACCCAACGCTACCCACCGAAACGCATGGCCGAATTATAAGCGGTACATGAAGCGTACCAGCGTATTGATCCCATTTCCTCCAGCATTGTATGAGAG GCTACCTCAATTCATCAAGACTACCTTCCTTCTCGATCTTCCCATGTATCAGTTTCACGAAGAGACTGATGGCAAGAAGGCTTACGAAGAAGAGCAACAAAGAGCAGATAACCAAGCTTAG
- a CDS encoding hydroxymethylglutaryl-CoA synthase has protein sequence MSLGFRRETLGKLTNSEFRERCPGAYKYSRTSPDANMVINFTSETARPTDVGILAMEMYFPKRCISEVDLEVFDGVAQGKYTIGLGQEYMACTDDREDINSFALTAVSSLLEKYKIDPKSIGRIDVGTETIIDKSKSVKTVLMDLFAESGNFDIEGIDSKNACYGSTAALFNAINWIESRSWDGRNAIVFAGDIAIYAEGGARPVGGAGACAMLIGPNAPIVFEPIHGTHMANTYDFYKPNLSSEYPEVDGPKSITTYLSALDNSYSRYREKTARASKPQAEDPKSAISLEEFDYSVFHSPYGKLVQKGHARLLFNDFLSNPSKSAFANVPEAEALRATPYEKSLTDKNIEKTFVALAKPLYAASVAPTMACAKRCGNMYTGSLYGGLASLLSSVPSNDLVGKRISMFAYGSGCAASFYSIRIKESPQEIAEKMDLLARLKAMKVVPVEEYVSAMALREKNHNAVDYTPEGSLDNLWPGSYYLEHIDSKYRRAVAFVNVFGTMAAFIPEYRRTKSCGGIAKIRVVSGGVGEIGNVVNISLQHILITEIDLTLEDDVVEVVHPAPTGLPARQASAPLLLSTRPEHSPRLTPAPQPQAASRESVSRGTSPEVIVLDDDDDVIEILSSAHQSPLQLATDPEPEPPIESPAVILQDVPMFDINDLSLEERPPTPPPPEFPVFAKQVDKPERRFPPTNSVLRPSLSLPPALRAGGRTPLGQKMQDAIITDKIVQSLGLRGLKAVGWRTEKRERIASIEPAILPAWARPSNDKGKDRDPRERMPRSITEVRLIPPRAQAIQVNSGSESHPSRKPRKTSAAVHRDNTVKLEPVELSFP, from the exons ATGTCGTTGGGATTCCGACGAGAAACTTTGGGGAAGCTGACGAATTCGGAATTCCGGGAGCGGTGTCCGGG CGCATATAAATACTCGCGAACGAGTCCCGACGCTA ACATGGTCATTAACTTTACCTCTGAGACTGCTCGTCCTACCGATGTCGGTATTCTCGCGATGGAGATGTATTTCCCTAAGAGG TGTATCTCCGAAGTCGACCTTGAAGTTTTCGATGGCGTCGCCCAGGGCAAATACACTATTGGTCTCGGGCAAGAATACATGGCCTGCACCGATGACCGAGAAGATATCAACTCGTTTGCGTTGACTG CTGTCTCTTCGCTCCtcgaaaaatacaaaattgACCCCAAATCTATTGGTCGTATCGATGTCGGCACCGAGACCATTATTGACAAGTCCAAGTCGGTCAAGACTGTCCTTATGGATTTGTTTGCTGAGTCTGGAAACTTCGATATCGAGGGCATCGACTCCAAGAACGCGTGCTATGGCTCCACAGCGGCTCTTTTCAATGCTATCAACTGGATCGAGTCGCGTTCTTGGGACGGCCGCAACGCGATCGTCTTCGCAGGCGATATCGCTATTTACGCCGAGGGCGGTGCTCGTCCCGTTGGTGGAGCTGGTGCCTGCGCCATGCTCATCGGGCCCAACGCGCCTATTGTCTTTGAGC CCATTCACGGTACTCACATGGCCAACACCTACGACTTTTACAAGCCCAACCTGTCTTCTGAATACCCTGAGGTTGACGGTCCCAAGTCAATTACCACCTATTTGAGCGCACTTGATAACAGCTATTCTCGCTACCGCGAAAAGACTGCTCGTGCAAGCAAACCCCAAGCcgaagaccccaagtcagccaTCTCTTTGGAGGAGTTTGACTACTCTGTCTTCCACTCCCCTTACGGCAAGCTGGTTCAAAAAGGACATGCTCGTTTG CTCTTCAATGActtcttgtccaacccctcaaAATCGGCATTTGccaatgtcccagaagcggAGGCCCTTCGCGCCACTCCTTACGAGAAATCGCTCACTGATAAGAACATCGAAAAAACTTTCGTGGCTCTTGCGAAGCCTCTTTATGCTGCATCGGTCGCGCCTACCATGGCCTGTGCCAAACGCTGCGGTAACATGTACACAGGCTCGCTCTACGGTGGTCTTGCCAGCTTGTTAAGCTCTGTTCCCTCAAATGATCTCGTCGGCAAACGCATTTCCATGTTTGCATATGGATCTGGATGTGCGGCTTCCTTCTACTCAATTCGCATCAAGGAATCGCCCCAGGAGATTGCTGAGAAGATGGACCTACTTGCTCGCTTGAAGGCAATGAAGGTCGTCCCAGTAGAGGAGTACGTCTCGGCGATGGCA CTCCGAGAGAAAAACCACAACGCTGTGGACTACACCCCCGAGGGCTCGCTCGACAACTTGTGGCCGGGCAGCTACTACTTGGAACACATCGACAGCAAGTACCGCCGCGC TGTAGCATTTGTAAACGTTTTTGGCACAATG GCTGCCTTTATACCCGAGTACCGCAGAACGAAATCATGTGGAGGAATAGCAAAGATCCGAGTGGTCTCGGGAGGGGTTGGAGAGATTGGAAATGTCGTCAAT ATCTCACTCCAGCATATTTTGATCACAGAAATTGACCTCACTCTTGAAGATGATGTCGTTGAAGTGGTGCACCCAGCCCCGACTGGCCTTCCTGCCAGACAGGCATCGGCTCCTCTTTTGTTGTCAACTCGCCCCGAGCACTCCCCTCGACTGACCCCTGCACCGCAACCACAGGCTGCTTCTAGAGAGTCAGTTAGCCGCGGGACTTCCCCCGAAGTTATAGTCCTggatgacgacgacgacgtgATCGAGATCTTGTCTTCGGCTCACCAGTCCCCTCTTCAGCTGGCTACAGATCCTGAACCTGAACCCCCCATCGAATCGCCAGCTGTGATTCTTCAAGATGTACCGATGTTTGATATAAACGACCTAAGTCTGGAGGAGCGCCCACCCACCCCTCCGCCTCCCGAGTTCCCAGTTTTCGCCAAGCAGGTTGATAAGCCGGAACGCCGCTTTCCACCTACCAACAGTGTTCTCCGTCCTAGTCTATCTTTGCCTCCCGCATTACGTGCAGGAGGTCGCACTCCACTTGGACAAAAGATGCAGGATGCAATTATCACTGATAAAATTGTTCAGAGTCTTGGGCTGAGAGGACTCAAAGCTGTTGGCTGGAGAACTGAGAAGCGAGAGCGTATAG CTTCCATCGAGCCAGCCATTCTCCCTGCTTGGGCAAGACCTTCAAACGATAAGGGAAAAGATCGCGATCCTAGGGAGCGTATGCCACGATCAATCACTGAAGTCCGCCTCATACCGCCACGAGCTCAAGCAATCCAGGTCAACTCCGGGTCGGAATCTCACCCTTCGAGGAAACCACGCAAGACATCGGCAGCCGTTCACAGGGACAATACAGTGAAGTTGGAACCCGTTGAGCTTTCCTTTCCCTGA
- a CDS encoding Fungal specific transcription factor domain encodes MSSPKTSTPLALPAPEEGSANESGTTTLEIGGKSISFDKLGPMVVNSDGTLSRIANWQEMTPAEQNNTIRVLSKRNQLRTSTFAQAIGSTPIVDVATQHNAN; translated from the exons ATGTCATCACCCAAAACCTCGACACCCCTAGCACTACCAGCTCCCGAGGAGGGTTCAGCCAATGAATCTGGTACCACAACCCTTGAGATTGGAGGCAAGAGTATTAGCTTTGATAAGCTCGGACCAATG GTAGTGAATTCTGACGGT ACCTTATCGAGGATCGCTAACTGGCAAGAAATGACGCCAGCCGAACAGAATAATACGATCCGGGTTCTTTCGAAACGGAATCA GTTAAGAACTTCTACGTTTGCTCAGGCGATCGGCAGCACTCCTATTGTAGATGTAGCGACGCAGCACAACGCAAACTAA